In Carya illinoinensis cultivar Pawnee chromosome 7, C.illinoinensisPawnee_v1, whole genome shotgun sequence, the following are encoded in one genomic region:
- the LOC122315987 gene encoding serine/arginine repetitive matrix protein 2-like → MYNGIGLQTPRGSGTNGYIQSNRFLIRSKTGRVSETTKGFEANQGTAGITRKPNKDILEHDCKRQIELKLVVLQDTLIDQGYTDAEIAEKLEDARRTLEAAAATSQDGPTAIAVANNKLSETQTHQIAARKEKQLETLRAAFGISASELKEHSIEGNDDARDGWKNVRSDNIKREHAFLDREQRSKKNMEGDQKVEKDDKKKGVKESGRHKKEESKKRRHESDSSDTDSSGKHVKGLQAKHHRSNRRSDCEISVDKKHRALKKHKKSRVHDSDDSDSATDSGENVDVRKTLKNHNKSRVHDSDDSDSDRDVGKKHKNRKHDSDDSDSDSATDEDGIGHESSKKGAKYKKSSRRHGSDDDSDFDGGSSKKQSQKGNQQARTRGRHDSEDETDDTNSEVEERRIQLEKENDQHSRGRWKEGGDSDVEDMKKSRNGRHGKRSRMNDVVDEYDSERARKHKREITDKSLRSRRHDSDNDDFGTGTDEQKKKGGIRRHNTDEDYGVSYDRRNANRTAGKHKIVEEVAVSPLNDIDNDLYRSGRDTMDRSRYRSQEVMKGKRSPDDGKEDPESKLSNRNYVKEAEHIGEQWKDSKIRYESNTKAHLSKDDHKRDTRLRSVGQQDSEDDEPQRISRKDDREHEELGGRGRQSRYEEEHRVRKHRRDEDYEYIRHERANAEQRGGSRRQARGEEVERENRSHEMDRRMDYSKRARYDDLRSNERKRYDGRRDDDRARR, encoded by the exons ATGTACAACGGAATAGGGTTACAAACCCCGAGAGGTTCCGGAACAAATGGGTACATACAGAGCAACAGGTTCTTAATCAGGTCAAAGACTGGGAGGGTCTCCGAAACCACCAAGGGATTTGAGGCAAACCAGGGCACGGCTGGTATCACCAGGAAGCCGAACAAGGACATTCTTGAGCATGATTGCAAGCGTCAGATCGAGCTCAAGCTTGTCGTACTCCAGGATACACTTATAGATCAAGGTTACACCGACGCTGAGATTGCAGAGAAGCTTGAGGATGCCCGGAGGACTTTGGAAGCCGCCGCAGCCACCTCCCAGGATGGGCCCACTGCCATTGCTGTTGCTAACAATAA GCTTTCAGAGACACAGACCCACCAAATTGCTGCTAGAAAAGAGAAGCAGCTGGAAACATTAAGAGCTGCTTTTGGGATTTCTGCATCGGAACTCAAGGAACACAGTATTGAAGGGAATGATGATGCAAGAGATGGCTGGAAAAATGTTCGTAGTGACAATATCAAGCGTGAACATGCTTTTCTAGATAGAGAGCAAAggtcaaagaaaaatatggagGGAGATcagaaagttgaaaaagatgATAAGAAAAAGGGTGTTAAAGAATCTGGGCGCCACAAGAAGGAAGAAAGTAAAAAGAGAAGGCATGAGTCTGATTCTTCTGATACAGATAGCAGTGGGAAACATGTAAAAGGTCTTCAAGCAAAGCACCATAGAAGTAATAGGCGGAGTGATTGTGAAATCTCTGTTGATAAGAAACACAGGGCTTTAAAGAAACACAAGAAAAGCAGGGTGCATGACAGTGATGATTCGGATTCTGCCACAGATTCTGGTGAGAATGTCGATGTGCGCAAGACTTTAAAGAATCACAATAAAAGCAGGGTGCATGACAGTGATGATTCTgattctgatagggatgttggCAAGAAGCACAAGAACAGAAAGCATGATAGTGATGATTCTGATTCTGATTCTGCTACTGATGAGGATGGCATTGGCCATGAGAGTTCCAAAAAAGGGGCCAAGTACAAGAAGTCAAGTAGGAGGCATGGTTCTGATGATGATTCTGATTTTGATGGAGGCTCATCCAAGAAGCAAAGTCAGAAGGGGAATCAGCAAGCACGAACTAGGGGAAGACATGACTCAGAGGATGAAACTGATGATACCAATAGTGAAGTAGAAGAGAGAAGAATTCAACTGGAGAAAGAGAATGATCAGCATAGTCGGGGCCGATGGAAAGAGGGAGGTGACTCTGATGTGGAAGATATGAAAAAAAGCCGCAATGGTAGACATGGGAAAAGAAGCAGAATGAATGATGTGGTTGATGAATATGATTCTGAAAGAGCAAGAAAACATAAAAGGGAAATAACAGATAAAAGTCTGAGAAGTCGGAGGCATGACTCTGACAATGATGATTTTGGTACTGGTACAGATGAGCAAAAAAAGAAGGGTGGAATTAGGAGGCACAACACTGATGAGGACTATGGTGTCAGTTATGATCGGAGAAATGCTAATAGGACTGCAGGGAAACATAAAATAGTCGAAGAGGTAGCAGTTTCTCCACTCAATGACATTGATAATGATTTGTACAGGTCAGGGAGAGATACCATGGATAGATCCAGGTACAGGAGTCAAGAAGTAATGAAGGGGAAGAGGAGTCCTGATGATGGAAAAGAAGATCCTGAGTCAAAGTTATCAAATCGCAATTATGTGAAAGAGGCAGAGCACATTGGGGAGCAATGGAAGGACTCTAAAATCAGGTATGAATCGAATACCAAAGCACACTTGAGCAAGGATGATCATAAGAGGGACACAAGGCTTAGATCTGTGGGACAGCAGGATAGCGAGGATGATGAACCACAACGCATCAGTAGAAAGGATGACCGGGAGCATGAGGAGCTTGGGGGAAGGGGAAGACAAAGCAGATATGAAGAGGAGCACAGAGTGAGAAAGCATAGAAGAGATGAAGATTATGAATATATAAGGCATGAGAGGGCTAATGCAGAGCAGCGAGGTGGAAGTAGAAGGCAGGCAAGAGGAGAGGAAGTAGAGCGTGAAAATAGAAGTCATGAGATGGACAGACGTATGGATTACTCCAAGAGAGCAAGATACGATGATTTGCGATCAAACGAGAGAAAAAGGTATGATGGCAGACGTGATGATGACAGAGCCAGGCGCTGA